Within the Tursiops truncatus isolate mTurTru1 chromosome 19, mTurTru1.mat.Y, whole genome shotgun sequence genome, the region TGTCTTCTGAGCTGGCCAACCGGGCAGCCTTTGGAAGTGGGCCATCCATGTTGGCTTTGGACTTTCCAAACTTCCTCAGAGCTCTTGGGTGGAATTCTGAGCGCTCCCAAGTGGCTTCAGGGTCATGATCCATGTTTGCTCAGGAGAGGAGCCAGTGCAGCTGGATGGGGCTTGAAGGTGGAGAAACAGCTCTAGACAGGGCCCTTCCAGGCCCCAGTCCTGCCCCAGCAACTTCTCACACTGGGCCTGCTCCTCCCCGCTGGTCAGCGGGTGCCATGAGTGCTGGGGCTGGACAGTCTTGTCGTCCACCAGTGCGTCTTCAGTGCCAAGGacaggacctggcacacagtggaAACTCAGcaactttgttgaatgaatgtaagAATCTCCATGAGAAATTACTCCTTTCTGACCAGGCTCcaaagtggtttcttttttttttttttttttttttttttaagtatagacTGCcaccagagaaaaaaaagaaaagatggaaattGGAAACATTATTTTACTGCAAGTGACCGtgtgcctgtatgtgtgtgtgagtgtgtatagtTGTTCATGGACAGTCAGCCCTGCACCATGGTTGCAGTTTCTCTCACTCCTGAAAATAAACatcatgtctttttcttctcctctcttgCAAGACAGACTCACAGCCTCTGTCTTCTTGCCAAGGAAGTCAGGTCTCCCATCGGAGACCCTCCATCCACGCATGGTCTGCCTGGCAGGAAGCCCAACAGGCAGCAGACCCCACCGGGGCTGAATGTGCTTCCTCCACAGTTGAGCTCTGTCCCCACAGGTCTCCCTGAGGAATCGCTTGGCCCAGCAATCAGTCCTGGCTGGGGTTAAGAGGTACTCCTGGACCACCTGGCTGGCCAACGCATCTAAACATTGGGATACAAAGGGGATGGATGTGCAATACCTGTTCCAGTGGCAGGAAACAAATTTGGACTCCTTCAAGTGGAAGGCAGATCTAGAAATAGAAGGAGCCCAGGCGTGGATTCATTGCCTGTCAGAGTTGAGCTCCCCACATGCTCTGATGTGGAGggagctgttccctctgccccacccccgaATGCCCTGGCTTCAGCCATTCTGCACAGGctggagaggggcagagaggacTATTAAAGCCAATTATGCAGACCAGCTTTGAGTGTTAGTGTTTAACAAACAGCTTTGAGTTCTAATTTTCTGCAAAACACATACTGCAGGTACAATTTGTACTCATTACTGTATATTGGGAAAGTTATTAAAAACACTCAAACTTGGTTGAGACTTCCTATGGCATCATCCCTGGATTTTAATTGGTTTTTATCTAGTTCTATAAAAGATCTCTTTAAGCCCAATCACAGTCCCTGCCGCAGATATCATGCCAGTTGAAGGACAGGGAAAGCGCGCTCTGTGATGTAAGTCCTTACCCCCTACCCAAATTTGAGCAGTCTCAACAATCCACTAAAATTCCATCACGAGGTAATTTATACTTCTTTTGATGGGCACAGTTACCAAATGACAAAATAACAGTGTTTCGTAACATAAGGGTTAAATCTTAATCTCTGAGGTTTGCAAAGCCGCTACTTGCAGTCTCCTTAAAATTTAATATACCTCGTTAATGCTTCCTTGCAAACACTGAAGgatttttatgattataatcATGTGTTACAGCACCTAGTACTGTTTCTAAGCAGCATACTAATCAGCTTAATGAGATATTACTGCACTTTTTGTTGACTAAAGCAAAATCCCTTTTATTGTTCTAAAGCCTGtcctttactttattttttccccaaacattatCTTGTTTTATTATGTACCAGTAAATATCGTGCCACtgggttggattttttttttttttttttttttttttgccaaatcaTAAAATAATCTCTTTCATCTCAGACTGGCGAACATATCGAATATAGTAACCAGAAACAAAAGTTCCAAGTGAGTCAGTTTGGTCTTGCAGTTAAAGCCATTCTGCTCTATGGCAAACTTTGAACTGGACCAACAGGTGCAGGTGCTACaaggggggagaggaggaaaagtttAACACGTAGACCCTTGATTTGTTATTAGGTGTTGAAAGTGGTaaaacattaataatttaaatgtgaatgaataaTTGCAGTCtgtaaatagaaaatacaaggaaGACGATCTATCGCCAAAACAAATTGGAGGAGCAGTGCCATATTGCATAATTGgcatttaataattcatttttttattattgtttttgactATAATTCCTTAGCATTATTCTGTGTAGGTAAGGCATGAAATGCAAATTCCCCACCAGCTGATGCTGTTGATTCGCTGCGCCACGGTACCTGGCACAGATCTgaactctctttttatttttagggaTGGAAGAAGCCAGTCTGTGCCTTGGAGTGTCCTCGGCGGCGCCGGAAGCTGAGCCCCATCTGAGCAGCCCCGTCCTCAACGGCCAGTATGCCATGAGTCAGAAGTTGCACCAGATCACCTCGCAGCTCAGCCATGCTTTCCCCGAGCTGCATCCACGGCCCAACCCAGAGGAGAAGACCCCGGTTCCCCTCGACGAGAAGGCCCACGTGCCCATGAGTGGCCAGCCCATGGGCAGTCAGATGGCGCTCCTGGCCAACCAGCTGGGCCGGGATGTGGACACCAGCCTCAATGGGCGGGTGGACCTGCAGCAGTTCCTCAACGGGCAGAACCTGGGCATCATGTCCCAGATGAGCGATATCGAGGACGACGCCCGCAAAAACCGCAAGTACCCGTGCCCTTTGTGCGGCAAACGTTTCCGCTTCAACAGCATCCTCTCCCTGCACATGCGCACTCACACCGGCGAGAAGCCCTTCAAGTGCCCGTACTGCGACCACCGGGCGGCACAGAAAGGGAACCTCAAGATTCACCTGCGGACCCACAAGCTGGGCAACCTGGGGAAGGGGCGCGGGCGGGTGCGCGAGGAGAACCGCCTGCTGCACGAGCTGGAGGAGAGGGCCATCCTGCGGGACAAGCAGATGAAGAGCAGCCTGCTGCAGCCCCGGCCGGACTTGAAGCCCCTGCCGCACGCCCAGCAGACCCCGCTGGCCGCCTGcaacctggccctgcccaccaacCACAGCGTGCCCGACGTGGCCAACCCGGTGCCCTCGCCCAAGCCGGCCAGTGTGCAGGAGGACTCAGCGACCCCCGCTGCTGGCTTCCGCTGCACCTTCTGCAAGGGCAAGTTCAAGAAGAGGGAGGAGCTGGACCGCCACATCCGCATCCTACACAAGCCCTACAAGTGCACGCTGTGCGACTTCGCTGCCTCGCAAGAGGAGGAGCTCATCAGCCACGTGGAGAAGGCCCACATCACGGCTGAGTCGGCCCAGGGCCAGGGCCCCAACGGCGGCGGGGAGCAGTCGGCCAACGAGTTCCGCTGTGAGGTTTGCGGACAGGTGTTCAGCCAGGCGTGGTTCCTGAAGGGCCACATGCGGAAGCACAAAGACTCCTTCGAGCACTGCTGCCAGATCTGCGGCCGGCGCTTCAAAGAGCCCTGGTTCCTGAAGAACCACATGAAGGTCCACCTCAACAAGCTGTCAGTGAAGAACAAGTCCCCTAGCGACGCCGAGGTGCCTGTGCCCATGGGCAGCATGTCCCAAGAGGCCCACGCCAACCTGTACTCCAGGTACCTCTCCTGCCTGCAGAGCGGCTCATTCATGGCTGCCGACAAAGCCAGCCTGAGCGAGCCCAGCCAGCTCTACGGCAAAGGCGAGATGCCCGTGAAGGAGAAGGAGGTTGTGGGGAAGCTGCTGACCCCCATCTCCAGCATGGCCCATGGCGTCCCCGAGGGTGACAAGCACTCCCTCCTGGGATGCCTCAACCTTGTGCCACCGTTGAAATCCAGCTGCATCGAGCGGTTGCAGGCAGCGGCGAAAGCTGCCGAGATGGACCCCGTGAACAGCTACCAGGCGTGGCAGCTCATGGCCAGGGGCATGGCCATGGAGCACGGCTTCTTGTCTAAAGAGCACCAGCTACAGCGCAACCACGAAGACACCTTGGCGAACGCCGGAGTTCTGTTTGATAAGGAGAAGCGGGAGTACGTGTTAGTGGGAGCAGATGGCTCCAAGCAGAAAATGCCTGCTGATTTGGTTCACAGCACTAAAGCGGGCAATCAGAGAGACCTGCCAAATACGCTCGACCCTTTGGAAGGCAGTCGGGATTTTTTGTCACATGGGCTGCACCAGGCTCTCGAGTACAACCTGCAGGGTCCCGGGAGTCTGAAGGAGAAGCCCACCGAGTGCCCGGACTGTGGCCGTGTGTTCCGCACCTACCACCAGGTGGTCGTGCACTCCCGCGTCCACAAGCGGGACCGCAAGGGCGACGAGGACGGGCTGCACGGGGGCCCCGATGAGCGGCGCGGCTCGGGCAGTGACCAGGAGTCCCAGTCGGTGAGCCGCTCCACCACGCCCGGCTCCTCCAACGTCACTGAGGAGAGCGGGGTCGGAGGCGGGCTCTCGCAGACCGGGAGCGCCCAGGAGGACAGCCCACACCCCTCCTCGCCGTCCTCCTCAGGTAGGTTGCCAGGGGAGATGGGGGAGCGGTGGCTGGCGCAAGGGCCCTCCCTGCCCCGGGGCCTGGTTCTGCACCAGCCTCTGTGGGGAAGGGTCCTCGCTGCCCTTCAGAGTCAGCTCTGAGTTCACCGTGGCTTTGTGCTGTATGTGGACCTTGCCCGTCTGCCCCGCCTCAAGGGAAGGCTATCTTTTCAACTCTTTGACCTTCCCTTGAACACTGGCCACCAGGAAAGTAAGCTGATCCTCCTCCCGTGTGGGGGAGATGGCCGGTTGTTACGTTTGCCAGCTGGGATAGCCTACCCTCCCCTGTGATTACCTGGCCCCATTTCATGCCCTGACCCCCGTCCACCATCACCCCTGGAACCCGGGAGCTGCTGTTTGGCTCCATCCGCGGATGTGAATGTGTAAGTTCAGACCCTCACCATCTCTCCCCCAAGTGTATGCCCATAATTCTGTCATTTGGGCCCCTCACTGCCTCTCCCTAGACCAAACCTCTCTCCGGCCCCCTTTCAAAAGTACAGCTTGGCTCAGGTGCCTCTAACCTG harbors:
- the ZNF536 gene encoding zinc finger protein 536, producing the protein MEEASLCLGVSSAAPEAEPHLSSPVLNGQYAMSQKLHQITSQLSHAFPELHPRPNPEEKTPVPLDEKAHVPMSGQPMGSQMALLANQLGRDVDTSLNGRVDLQQFLNGQNLGIMSQMSDIEDDARKNRKYPCPLCGKRFRFNSILSLHMRTHTGEKPFKCPYCDHRAAQKGNLKIHLRTHKLGNLGKGRGRVREENRLLHELEERAILRDKQMKSSLLQPRPDLKPLPHAQQTPLAACNLALPTNHSVPDVANPVPSPKPASVQEDSATPAAGFRCTFCKGKFKKREELDRHIRILHKPYKCTLCDFAASQEEELISHVEKAHITAESAQGQGPNGGGEQSANEFRCEVCGQVFSQAWFLKGHMRKHKDSFEHCCQICGRRFKEPWFLKNHMKVHLNKLSVKNKSPSDAEVPVPMGSMSQEAHANLYSRYLSCLQSGSFMAADKASLSEPSQLYGKGEMPVKEKEVVGKLLTPISSMAHGVPEGDKHSLLGCLNLVPPLKSSCIERLQAAAKAAEMDPVNSYQAWQLMARGMAMEHGFLSKEHQLQRNHEDTLANAGVLFDKEKREYVLVGADGSKQKMPADLVHSTKAGNQRDLPNTLDPLEGSRDFLSHGLHQALEYNLQGPGSLKEKPTECPDCGRVFRTYHQVVVHSRVHKRDRKGDEDGLHGGPDERRGSGSDQESQSVSRSTTPGSSNVTEESGVGGGLSQTGSAQEDSPHPSSPSSSDIGEEAGRSAGVQQPALLRDRSLGSAMKDCPYCGKTFRTSHHLKVHLRIHTGEKPYKCPHCDYAGTQSASLKYHLERHHRERQNGAGPLSGQPLNQDHRDELSNKAALFIRPDILRGAFKGLPGIDFRGGPASQQWTSGVFSSGDHSGQATGLSSEAPSDALKGTDLPSKSTHFSEIGRAYQSIVNNGVNFQGSLQAFMDSFVLSSLKKEKDMKDKALSDPPSMKVHGADGGEEKAGGKAAPRKSEKSQYEPLDLSVRPDAASLPGSSVTVQDSIAWHGCLFCAFTTSSMELMALHLQANHLGKSKRKDSAVGVTVNCKDQAREASKVALLPSVQSSKEMALANVMGPLDSASEKMAQGQVKETLGEQKGGPWPGHMDPTFCNFPSDFYKQFGVYPGLLGSGASSSCPNREPDGKAHLEDDAPILIPETTNKNTTDDLSDIASSEDMDSSKGENNEEEDIDTEPEVMSKPPALSKDGGSDGGDGLLPAGAPQPIQGLVSPLPQASEKQWHSPGLLPAQDPVASLPKPERGPQGLEKPMNVLSVLRAYSADGLAAFNGLASSTANSGCIKRPDLCGKF